Proteins from a single region of Desulfovibrio sp.:
- the queD gene encoding 6-carboxytetrahydropterin synthase QueD codes for MSKKLWRLTVRDDFSAGHALRHYEGKCERMHGHNFAVELTVEGSQLAAGTEMLLDFKVLKKGLKAVLDALDHRLLNETPPFDRINPSSENLARHIWQGMQAHLAAHDDPQARLVRLHSVTVSEKGAQSATYLETD; via the coding sequence ATGTCAAAAAAACTCTGGCGTCTTACTGTGCGTGATGATTTCTCCGCCGGGCATGCCCTGCGCCACTATGAAGGCAAATGCGAACGCATGCACGGCCACAACTTTGCCGTGGAGCTTACCGTTGAGGGCAGCCAGCTTGCCGCTGGCACGGAAATGCTGCTGGACTTCAAAGTCCTGAAAAAGGGCCTCAAGGCCGTGCTCGACGCCCTGGACCACCGCCTGCTCAACGAAACCCCGCCCTTTGACCGCATCAATCCCTCGTCCGAAAATCTGGCGCGCCATATCTGGCAGGGCATGCAGGCGCATCTGGCCGCCCACGACGATCCCCAGGCCCGACTGGTGCGCCTGCACAGCGTCACTGTTTCAGAAAAGGGCGCTCAAAGCGCCACCTATCTGGAAACGGACTAG
- a CDS encoding WcbI family polysaccharide biosynthesis putative acetyltransferase, with product MPQALCLLHANCQGEALLPLLQNAPAFARRFALRHYVNYTREHIDSQDLSQCALFLYQRLAPKWGDISTEQILPRLPKNCQAIEIPNLFFKGYWPFWTSKTSINFGDSLLESLLERGLNPEEALHVYLRATPGLMGDVAAVAEESLRREEEKQAQSPIVCAPLLRELWQEEQLFITVNHPGRTLMFHMADSLLRLLGLGGLPQAARRAYTHPLEDFWLPIHPKAGALLGLPFASPARRYPVYQTSLTHAQYTSCYLACKSHDTPDLITFLKNLPPRPTA from the coding sequence ATGCCACAGGCCCTCTGTCTTCTGCACGCCAATTGCCAGGGCGAAGCCCTGCTGCCGCTGCTGCAGAATGCTCCGGCCTTTGCGCGGCGCTTTGCCCTCCGCCACTACGTCAATTACACGCGGGAGCATATCGACAGCCAGGATTTGAGCCAGTGCGCGCTCTTTCTGTATCAGAGGCTGGCCCCCAAATGGGGCGACATTTCCACGGAGCAGATTCTTCCCCGGCTGCCCAAAAACTGCCAGGCTATTGAAATTCCCAACCTTTTCTTCAAGGGTTACTGGCCGTTCTGGACCAGCAAAACATCCATCAATTTTGGCGACAGCCTGCTGGAAAGCCTGCTGGAGCGTGGGCTGAACCCGGAAGAAGCGCTGCATGTCTACCTGCGCGCGACACCGGGCCTGATGGGCGACGTAGCCGCCGTGGCGGAAGAAAGCCTTCGCCGCGAGGAAGAAAAACAGGCTCAAAGCCCCATTGTCTGCGCGCCCCTGCTGCGCGAGTTGTGGCAAGAGGAGCAGCTTTTCATTACCGTCAACCATCCGGGCCGCACACTGATGTTCCACATGGCCGACAGCCTGTTGCGCCTGCTCGGGCTTGGCGGCCTGCCACAAGCCGCCCGCCGCGCCTACACCCATCCCCTTGAGGACTTCTGGCTGCCCATACACCCCAAAGCGGGCGCGCTGCTGGGCCTGCCATTCGCCAGCCCCGCACGGCGCTACCCCGTCTACCAGACCAGCCTGACCCATGCCCAGTACACGAGCTGCTATCTGGCATGCAAAAGCCACGATACGCCGGATTTGATAACCTTTTTAAAAAACCTGCCGCCCAGGCCTACCGCCTGA
- a CDS encoding DUF1848 domain-containing protein produces MKWPLVTITAASGPVRAVAPTLLAVSRATDIPAFYMPWFMKRLEAGYACWVNPFSGKPQYVSMVRARAVVFWSKNPLPLIAHLPAVEARGLASYVQYTLNDYEAEGWEPGVPPLERRVETFRRLAEAVGPDRVVWRFDPLMLAANPGGRMLSCEDLLERVERLAQALAGCTTKLVFSFADIAPYRKVAENLRRKGMAWRDFTPDEMRRMAAAIAAICARHGMRAATCGEKADLSAQGVEHNRCTDPELILQLTRRHPDVLDLFGMSVSEQMLLPGASGVFGAALGTEYPRDPGQRPTCLCVPCKDIGQYNTCPHGCVYCYANTSEAAARRSYQAHSVDGESIAELPGGRE; encoded by the coding sequence ATGAAATGGCCTCTTGTCACCATCACTGCCGCGTCCGGCCCCGTGCGGGCCGTAGCGCCCACCCTGCTGGCGGTGAGCCGCGCCACGGACATTCCCGCCTTCTATATGCCCTGGTTCATGAAAAGGCTGGAGGCTGGCTATGCGTGTTGGGTAAATCCCTTCAGCGGCAAGCCGCAGTACGTCTCCATGGTGCGGGCGCGGGCAGTGGTTTTTTGGAGCAAAAATCCGCTGCCCCTCATTGCGCATCTGCCTGCCGTGGAGGCGCGCGGCCTTGCCTCTTACGTGCAATACACGCTCAACGACTACGAGGCCGAAGGCTGGGAACCGGGGGTGCCGCCGCTGGAGCGTCGGGTGGAGACATTCCGGCGTCTGGCGGAAGCGGTGGGGCCGGATCGTGTGGTGTGGCGTTTCGACCCTCTTATGCTGGCCGCCAATCCCGGCGGCCGCATGCTTTCCTGCGAGGATTTGCTGGAGCGGGTGGAGCGGCTGGCGCAAGCTCTGGCGGGTTGCACCACAAAGCTCGTCTTCAGTTTTGCCGACATCGCCCCCTACCGCAAGGTGGCGGAAAATCTGCGGCGCAAGGGCATGGCCTGGCGCGATTTTACGCCCGATGAAATGCGCCGTATGGCGGCGGCCATAGCGGCAATCTGCGCGCGGCACGGCATGCGGGCCGCCACCTGCGGCGAAAAGGCGGATTTGTCAGCCCAGGGAGTGGAGCATAACCGCTGCACTGATCCTGAACTCATACTTCAACTGACCCGCCGTCATCCAGACGTGCTGGATCTTTTCGGCATGAGCGTCAGCGAGCAGATGCTTTTGCCCGGTGCGTCGGGCGTTTTCGGCGCCGCTCTGGGGACGGAGTACCCCCGTGACCCCGGCCAGCGGCCCACCTGTTTGTGCGTGCCCTGCAAGGATATCGGCCAGTACAATACCTGCCCCCACGGCTGTGTGTACTGCTACGCCAATACTTCGGAAGCGGCGGCGCGCAGGAGCTATCAGGCCCATTCTGTAGACGGGGAATCCATAGCCGAACTGCCGGGAGGCAGAGAATAA
- a CDS encoding ABC transporter ATP-binding protein, whose amino-acid sequence MLELRNVDTFYGNIQALRDISLKVEEGDIVTLIGANGAGKSTTLMTVCGINRPRQGEIFWYGKPIHTLPPHEIVALGISQVPEGRLIFPDLSVRENLDLGAFLRQDKEAVKDDLDYVFSLFPILAERRKQAGGTLSGGEQQMLAISRALMGRPKLLLLDEPSLGLAPIIIQQIFSIIQKVNANGTTVFLVEQNANQALRIATRGYVMENGRIVMSDSAANLLKSEEVRTAYLGM is encoded by the coding sequence ATGCTTGAGCTGCGTAATGTTGATACGTTTTACGGCAATATTCAGGCCCTGCGCGATATTTCGCTCAAGGTGGAAGAAGGCGACATCGTAACCCTCATCGGGGCCAACGGCGCGGGAAAATCCACCACCCTCATGACCGTGTGCGGCATCAACCGCCCCCGTCAGGGCGAGATTTTCTGGTATGGCAAACCCATACATACCCTGCCCCCTCACGAAATCGTGGCCCTCGGCATTTCGCAGGTTCCCGAAGGCCGCCTGATTTTTCCCGACCTGAGCGTGCGCGAAAACCTGGATCTTGGCGCTTTTCTGCGGCAGGACAAGGAAGCGGTGAAGGACGACCTGGACTACGTGTTCAGCCTTTTTCCCATCCTTGCGGAACGCCGCAAGCAGGCCGGGGGCACCCTTTCCGGCGGCGAACAGCAGATGCTGGCCATCAGCCGCGCCCTCATGGGGAGGCCCAAGCTGCTCCTGCTGGACGAACCCTCGCTGGGGCTTGCCCCCATTATCATTCAGCAGATTTTTTCCATCATTCAGAAAGTCAATGCCAACGGCACCACGGTCTTTCTGGTGGAGCAGAACGCCAACCAGGCCCTGCGCATCGCCACGCGCGGCTATGTGATGGAAAACGGCCGTATTGTCATGAGCGACAGCGCCGCCAATCTTTTGAAAAGCGAAGAAGTGCGCACAGCCTATCTGGGCATGTAG